One genomic window of Lytechinus variegatus isolate NC3 chromosome 1, Lvar_3.0, whole genome shotgun sequence includes the following:
- the LOC121412955 gene encoding DCN1-like protein 5: MAPKRKRGTSSAEDLVKNKKSKESIKNYLHSSSLTSHHHHHSKAPFSLKKCQNWFREYIDTDTDSIGPDGMEKFCEDIGVEPENLVMLVIAWMLDAEQMGFFTQTEWMNGMTKLQVDCTEKLRGKLESLRALLDEPATFKKIYRYAYDFARVNKDQRSMDLDTAQAMLTLLLGRQWPLFNQFHQFLDKAKYKVINKDQWCNILEFSRAIRPDLSNYDEDGAWPVMLDEFVLWFRLHQTGAASSSALT; the protein is encoded by the exons ATGGCACCCAAGAGGAAAAGAGGAACTTCATCTGCAGAAGATCTTGTCAAGAATAAAAAGTCCAAGGAGAG CATTAAAAATTATCTTCATAGTAGTTCTTTGACCagccatcaccaccatcatagtAAAGCACCTTTTTCTCTCAAGAAATGCCAGAACTGGTTTAGAGAATATATTGACACAGATACAGATTCAATAG GCCCTGATGGTATGGAAAAGTTTTGTGAAGATATTGGGGTAGAGCCGGAGAATCTAGTCATGCTGGTCATTGCCTGGATGTTAGATGCTGAACAAATGGGTTTCTTCACTCAAACAGAGTGGATGAATGGCATGACCAAGTTACA GGTTGACTGCACAGAAAAACTTAGGGGAAAGTTAGAGTCGTTACGTGCACTTCTAGATGAACCTGCAACATTTAAAAAGATTTACAGATACGCTTATGACTTTGCTAGG GTTAATAAAGATCAACGTAGTATGGACTTAGATACTGCCCAGGCCATGCTGACGTTGCTACTGGGACGTCAATGGCCACTTTTTAATCAGTTTCACCAATTCCTTGACAAGGCCAAGTATAAAGTGATCAACAAGGACCAGTGGTGCAATATCCTAGAGTTCAGTAGGGCCATTCGACCTGACCTCAGTAACTATGATGAAGATGGTGCCT GGCCTGTGATGCTTGATGAATTTGTGTTGTGGTTCCGATTACACCAAACAGGGGCTGCCTCATCATCGGCACTCACGTAA